A stretch of DNA from Schistocerca americana isolate TAMUIC-IGC-003095 chromosome 3, iqSchAmer2.1, whole genome shotgun sequence:
aatggtgcaaatggctctgagcactatgggacttaacatctcaggtcatcagtcccctagaacttagaattacttaaaccaaactaacctaaggacatcacacacatccatgcccgaggcaggattcgaacctgcgaccgtaacgaccgcgcgtttccaaactgaagcgcctagaacagctcgaccatcAGCGGCCGGCTCCGATTAAAAATGTTATAATACTGGATGCAGCTTTTCACCATACTGTTCAGTCTtaacaccgaagaagcaatgacgaaaataaaagcaaGATTAAAGAgcgggaaaggatatcaatgataaattcGGTGATGACATTTCTGTACGCGGTGAAACAGTAGAAAAATTACAAGATATGCTGAATGGAGTGAATAGtccaacgagtacagaatatggactgagagtaaagtgGAAAAAGACAAAGTAATGAGAGGTGGCAGAGATGAGAAGAGAGAGGAACTTATCAAAACTggtgctcacgaagtagatgaagttccggaattctgctgtcttggaagcaaaataggcCATGATGGATGCAGCAAGGGCGACGTAAGAAGCAAACTAATACTGGCAAAGAGAGCATTCaaggccaagagaattctactggtTGAAAAGTAgaccttgaggaagaaatttctgcgaatgtagatttggagcgtagcattgtatagaaataaaacacggaaatcgggAAAATCGGAAAGGAAGAGTATAGAAgcgttcgagatgtggtgctacagaagaatgttgaaagcttggtggattgataaggtaagaaatgaagagctTCTCCGCCGAATCGGTGAGCAAAGCACTATATGAGAAACGCTGATAAGAAGAAGGGGGAATAACATCCATGGTCCTAAAGGGgacttagagggcaaaaactgtaggggaagacagagattggaataccccCAGCGAGGAAATGAGGTCCTAgtgtgcaagagctactctgaaatgaagaggttggcacaggagatgaattcgttatgggccgcatcaaatcagccaTAAGACTGATGACCCATAAAatagagaaagtgagagagagagagagagagaagaacatGATTGAGCACACCTAAATGAGCAGATGGTAGAGCGACAAAGGCCTTCTTGCAGGCTGGTCGGCTACAGAGTACGGTACTTCTACTGGAAATGAGCAATATTTATGCGAGGCTGGCCACCATTCGAGTCATCGGTGGTATCACTTGGACTACTTATTCCGTTTGATCAGCTGTCCTGAACGCCCCATGATGTCCTAACTGTTTACACTTCAGGTGCTCTGACTgggcggccgctgtagccgagcggttccaggctcttcagttcggaaccgcgctggtgctacggtcgcagtttcgaatcctgcctcgggcatggatgtgtgtgatgttcttaggttagttaggtttatgtacttctaagtatgggggactgataacatcagatgttaagtcccatagtgcttagagccatttgaaccattttgtgctctGACTGATCTATTTTGCAAGGTCAGTGTACTGAATAGCTGGTCTTGCATCCGAGTTACCTTTTCCTGCTTAACTATGCATTGACACCGTAATTACGGCACCCCTCTCCGGACGATGTTCTTGTGCTGCGTCGCTGACTCAGTCCACGCCGCCCATATGGTGTGTAGCAAACGCGTACGTTCGTGCGGGTGTCATATctgcagtgttctagcagtagtggacaccagacgaTTCTGAGgaagattccagcagaggggttgaaaattcgatcattttagaagaaacatggtgCGGCCTAATAAAACAGAAGATTTTATCCTCAGTGACAACGGccatgaaagcctgcagacttacaacaAACATTTTGTCTTAAGACGGACAAAACGGGAAAACTGGGAAGTGCTTTGTGGTCCTGTACTGACGCGACTGACGAAATGTGCTGCAAGTAGCTGCcaggaattttttttataaagtacaCGTAATCACAATTATGATTTCGGACGTGGTGACAGCTTTATCTCTGACAGTTTCTGAAAGCTAAATCGTGTAATTGGAAACGCCCTTAATGTACTGTAACACGACAGCCTTTTGTGTCATTGACATTGATATGAGGCAGATTATCTGCTCCAATTTGTATATAAAGCCTCAGCAGTACACTGTTGGGTATCTTCTGACTGTTGAAACATCGAGTGTGTGCACATCGTAGCATCTCATCCATCATGAAGGGTAAGTGGAAATTCTGTTGTATTGTATGTGGGAAAGAGTTATTCTTCTGACGAtagtttctttttatgtatttgtcACTTGAGTGTGTGCAAGACTTCTATTTTCACTAGTAGAAGGAGCACATCCAAAATGAACTGTGTAGGAAATATTTATCAGACAGTTGCCTATGGACAACTGATACTTACTTAGATAGAATGATCGAATAAAATTATAGGTAAATTACAAGTGAGTGCTTTGTGGCCTTTGAGTGTGTCTGGGACGTATATTTGTCTCgtaaaattacacacaaaaaagaGTATGTTGGTGGCAGCTAGTCTGCGACTCATTAGACTTCTTGTGAGATTATATGTGATAATAATCCAATTTATTACATTAGAATGGGGATAGATTACGATGGAATACCAAGACAAAGGCGCTGATCACAATACTGTTAAATGAATGTTTTTCAAAAATGCTAGCAAACAGTGGAGACCTGCTATTGAGGATAATAGCTCTCTCGATTTAGCACAATGAAATTTCTATTGGTACTTACTGTCGTGCTGTAGATTTGCATTATTTTACAATATGCCTTACATGCTTTACGTTATTGACTAATAATTACAGCGAAAGACGTGACGTTGTTGAGCACACGTTCAGTTATCGTAGCATCACATCATAGAAACAACATAAACTAAGAGACAAGGAAAAGTGAGAAACTAAATTATTGATTCAATGGGATGATACACACGATGGTTTACATTTAGTGTAACCGATTCATAAAGCGATAAGAAAGTCATCACgcgacaaactaaaaaaaaaaaagaataaattgtGAACAGGGACAACGACGGCAGAAAAAGAGTGGAAATAGAGCTGAAAGTCTCATTAAAGCAAAATGTCATTTTAAGTAACATTACCAAACTGGTTCTCATCTTTTGACTGTAATTTATGGAGTTCAGACAATATTACGACATATTATCATCAGGTCGGTAGTCAGTATTTCTGAAAGCAATGTAAGCATGTAATCCGATGTATACTAGGATGATTAGCAAACTGCATGACTATCGCCTCAGTTAATATTGCCTTGTTAataggaagccggccgcggtggccgtgcggttctaggcgcttctgtccggaaccgcgtgactgctacgatggcaggttcgaatcctgcctcgggcatggatgtgtgtggtgtcgttaggttagttaggtttaagtagttctaagttctaggggactgataacctcagatgttaagtcccatagtgctcagagccatttgaaccattttttttgttaataggATCGTGATACGTTTAACTTCACCGTTGTGAAATTTACTTTCATCAATCCCTGTACCATAATTTTGAGCACAGCTACTTGTTTATGTACTCAGAGTCATTTAGTTCCTTATCTGTATATTGGTTGACTGATTTCTCTTTGCAAACTTACGCAACCTATGGTGATGACAGTCTACAACTTACCACTCTTACTGTTCCAGTGCTCGCTTCTCTTCTGGCTGTGTGCGTGCTGGTAGCCGTGGTGACGgcggcccccacctgcccgcagaACGACGGCTCCACGCCCGTCTTCTTCCCTGACGAGAACGACAGCAGCAGCTTCTACGAGTGCAGCAACGGCAGGTCCGTCCACATGGCCTGCCCCACTGGCACCGTCTGGAACTCCAACATCAACACCTGCGACTGGCCCCAGTCCAGGAAGTAGAAGGCACCGGACGATCGGCTGTCCCCATTCGACATTACTTGGCATGATGATGAAAACGTGCTCCAATAAGTTTCACAATGTTCTATAATGTAACAGCTGAT
This window harbors:
- the LOC124605090 gene encoding peritrophin-1-like, with amino-acid sequence MKVLASLLAVCVLVAVVTAAPTCPQNDGSTPVFFPDENDSSSFYECSNGRSVHMACPTGTVWNSNINTCDWPQSRK